The Hevea brasiliensis isolate MT/VB/25A 57/8 chromosome 1, ASM3005281v1, whole genome shotgun sequence DNA segment ATTTCTGAaactaaattatcaataaaataaaatcttaaaaattaaattgttaacGTATTGAAAATAGAATTAAgggcattttgattatttttactataattaataataacTTAACAAAAATTCTAATGAAATCAATTAATTTATCGGTTTTTTTAGATATCAGAGATTGAATTATAGTTTaccttgaaaaaaaatatatactaaACAGACTTGGTTAAGAAGGGTAAATAAAGATGGGTGGAAGCAAATGCATAAAAGGTAAAGGTGCCAGggtatttgttaaaaaaaaaaaaagtgccaAGGGTGTAAGAAAGGACTGAAGAGGGGGGATCTAGCATTTGTAGCCCAAGACTGAGGACCCAACCCCAAAACAGTGTGAAAGGTCACAGCCTTTTAGTGCAAGACGAATGAGTGGAAGCTGTCAGGCTGACTCTCAGTCTCAGTACTGTCTCTGTGAACATTTCGCAAAaccattatataattatataattttatctcAAATTGAATCATCCAATCCAACCTAGCTACCACACTGTTTTTGATCTATTATATCTAAGCCAAAAAGCATTCTAATTTCCAAACAGATGCTGCCATTAGATGTACACAAACTATTCCAACCACAAAGTGCCAAATTAAGTGGACTCGTGAGATTTGCATATAGGTATAGGTTGAAAAAATTTTCATCTTTCTTTTTTATCAACAAATTTTTCATCTTTCTCTCACCAAGCAAACATGCACCCACCATCCACAATCAAGTATCCTTGTGTTTGAATATCAAAAATGTAATTGATTACAGGTAAGAACTTAATctctgagtttttttttttaagaaaaaaagggggaaaaaaaaaagaaagaaagaaagaagaagggaTTTCTCTTTCGGAACTTctttatttagttatttattcatttctttataattttatttgttgATGCTGTCCTTGTAGAAAGACTGAGTATGTGGGATGCATTTGAATACTTGAACTCAAGTTGCTTCTATGGCGGCTACAGTTCTGTAGTTCTTAAcgctttcttgatttaatttataaCAGGAAGAAATCTCCAGCTTTATTTAATTTGCAGAGTTTTTCCAAAAGTTGTGAACTTGAAGAACAAACCCAAAACAAGACTTAGCACACCAACatccaaaaaagaaaaaagaaatcacCTAGTTAGCTGCTGAAGAAACCCCTGTTAATATCTGGGTTGCAGCTGTGACAAAAAGGAGAAGTAGAAGACAGAAAGAGAGGTGGAAAAAAGAGAAGCTGTGCAAgctaagaaaaggagagaaatgaATTGTGAGGATGGAAGAACTGTGTTGGGTTCATGATGAGTAATGATAATGATGAGACAAGGAGGTTTAGGTGGCTCAAGATGTCAAGACTGTGGAAACCAGGCCAAGAAAGACTGTATTTACTTGAGGTGCAGAACTTGTTGTAAAAGTAAAGGGTTTCAGTGCCAAACACACGTCAAAAGCACCTGGATTCCTGCTTACAGAAGGCGCCAGAGGCCTCAAAATCTTTGTTCTTCTGCTGCTGCTCTTGCTATTCAACAACAGCACCCTCAAAGACAGAACCCTAAAAGGCTTAGAGAAAATCCCTTGACAGGTAATCATATCCTTATAGATCGCAATTCAGAGTAAGTGAGTAAAATATTTCCTTGAATTCAAGAAAAAGCTTCATCTAGATATGAATGTGATGTGCATATAGTAACCCTAGCTATAGCAGCAGCTCTCTTTTGGGTGTAATTCTGACAAGAAACATCTTTAAAAGATAGATTCTTTGCTCATTTTTCTTGTTAGTTGTTTAAATCTCTTGTTTTGATGATTTGCTTTAGTTTAAGGATTTTGATGGTACTGTTAATCTGAACCCTTTTCTTTTAGGTATAGAAGTGGGGAATTTTCCTGCCCAAGTGAACTCCATAGCTACATTTCGTTGCTTTCGTGTGAGTTCCATTGATGAAGCAGAAGATCAGTTTGCATATCAGACGAGTGTGAGTATAGAAGGGCATATTTTCAAGGGCATTCTCTATGACCAAGGTCCTGAAGAAAGCTCCTTCAGCCACCTGCAAGACCCTAATCTCACAAATGCTGGTGCCCTAACCAATTCAACTGCTTTAGCTCCAACCTCTTCATCAGTTGCTGCAGATTCACTTGGTCCTTCATACCCATTTCCCCTTAATGCTTTCATGTCCGGTACGCAACTTTTCTTCCACCCAAAATCATAGGACTCGTTTGGTTTCATCGCTACAATTGGAGCCCCCAAAAAAAATctgaaattcaataaaaaaaatcagttgttttttttttttttctttattgtcaatttgattcgattatgCAAGGAAATTCCCATCTTCCCTTTATCGCCGTAGCTATATATATCTACGTTATTATTAGTGGTCTTTGAACTGGAAAATGAATAAGGGAGATCATGATCATCATGTTCATTAATCGttcaaatttcaattataatacaTATATTTTGATGATCAATTATATGATCTTGTCTTtgttatttaattagttaatttgattatgtattatattatattatatggtGCAGATATAGGATTTTCAGTTTGTCTCTTCTTGTTCATATAAATATATTTGCTATGTGCTCTAATGAGTTCTGCAGGCTAATGTTTCCTCATCCCTTTGTTTGTTTATCAACTTCGAAGCTGCTTTTTTCCTGTTTCTTCGTTTCTTTGCCGGCTTCAAACAAAACTATGCAGACAAACTTGCTAGCAACCAAGATTTAAAGATAactcttttacatgtttattatATGAGTTGTTGCTCAGCCAAAGCATGGGCATCAGacccaaaaaattaaaaattcatgcACACACCCAATTCCACATGAAAATATATTATACATACACTAGCTTTTTTTGTATATGATTCAATTGCTGTTATAGAGTACTGCAGAAGGATAGAAAATGTTCACTGTATGCTTGCtatgaaattattaataattataatgtagATAGTTCTCGTACATGCATGTCATAACACATTGATTCTCATAACATTTTATAGTAATATAGATTTGAGTGGAAGTGCACTACTTTGTACATATATTTTAAGCAAGGTTTGTAAAAGCCGGAGGAATCACCCTATATAACTATAAAGCACAAGCTAATCCCCTTAGGTTTAGATACTTTAGTTTTTAATTAAACACAAGAAAGATTAGGTGGGCATCTTGTGAGATTTTAGAGATAATGACTTTCTTTAATTACAAAAGCATTACTTAAGCCCCATGCCTAACATTTTTTTATGCTAAAGGGATCATCAAACCAACTATATATAGAAAAAGATTGATACTTTCAATAACATAGAAAATTCTTGCCTAAACTTAGAGTGCATAGTCCTATCTCTTGTATCCCATTAATATTAAACTTCTACATAAATATAGCTGAAAATTACATATTTGTTTTCAATTTCTATACTTCTGTAGTGTTAGATGCATTCTCTTAAAGAAATGACCATATAGTGTGGATTCTCACTTAGAGTAAGCTTCCACTCTTTGGCTTTCCTTATATAGTTATGGGGAAAAAGATTTCTTTAATGTAAAGAAATGACTTCTCATGGAACATATCCTGCAATTTGGAGGAAAAGGAAAATTTATCATATGTACTGTACTGTTGAGTGTGTTCCCTCTTTGCATGGGTACTGCAAATATGGGCATATATCCACCGTTAGATTACTGTATGATCCAAGAATAATCTAAGAGTGGGTGCAACACACAAATCATTATCCAAGAGAGATTAATATAATAAGGTGGTTAGAAACCAACTGGGTACAAGGCAAGGTGCACAATGATGTTTGTCATACTaggaaatatataatatatagtgGCATCTTTTTACACACACAGCATAAATCTATATATATCCCTTAAGAGACTTACCAAAAGAGAATGTTgttcttttgtcctttttctttttgttgaatAAGATCGAAAAAGCCATTCatgattatataaaaaataatttattgattTGTGCATATATGCGTATGAATGTGCCAACCATTGTATGGGAATAGAATCTAATGAGTTTAATTTAGTGATATTAgaatcatttttaaaattataaaattttaaatttgagtcttaattaaaattaattatataaaaaaaatcctaATAGAATGATTATGAACTTGTTCATACTAAGTGAAATCCTTAGTCATTTGCTACACTAggtgtatatataaaatatatgtgtGTTTATCATGTGCATAACATATGCACTCATGTTGCAGAAATGTGGGGTGACAATACTTATAGCAACGTAAACGCTTACGCTTAAAAAAAATGACGATAAACATTTAAAGATGCTGTTTAGCATCTCTATATAAAATTATTAGTGTCACTAATTATATATTTTCTTATAGCATCATTAGGATTATATTGAGTGATGATAATATTTTTTGTTTTAAACATTGAAGGTGCTTACGCTTATCATCAAGTGCAGGTCttcactttcccttgccttcttACAtccaattaattatttattttcatacacacacacacacaaacacacgcgtacacacacacatatatatacatataagccaaGACTGATTGGCTATTAGTTGCAGTCTTGCAGAAGTATGAAGAAAAGATCAAGAGTATTGTGAATTATTAATAAAGCTCTTGCATTACCTAATTTCTGTCCTTGATTACATATGTTTaagcttaaaaaaattattattctaGGGAACAAGCATATAGTAAAAAGTTTACTTTGCTCTCATGCTATTCTTTGTGTTATAATCATATATTGAATTAGAAAAGTAATCCTGTTAATTAAAAGCTTTCTTCTGATTGCTTAAGCTTTAGCTACAATGTGCATGCATGGTGAAATCTCTATGAAGAAGCATTAATTAATGTATAATTAAGTTCTGGACACCAAAATCAGATATCTATCTTTCGTCAGaaactatattattattattattattattattattattattattattattagagaaGAAACTGTCACTACTGCATATTAGATTTAAGTCAATGATTCCTTAGCACCAGTTATAAAATTATTGTCTTTAGATATACAAGTCAACAGTTTTGTAACAGTTTAAAATTATTGCAAACAATTTGATAAATTatgtaaaaaaattaagaaaattgctGTTAAAATTGTTTAAATAACAATTATTTACTCTTATTTAAAACAACAGTTTTTatctattataaaaatataatcaaaTCGCTACTTTATGTGACATCAATGGGAACAAATGTAATATTTCTTAAACTACTGCTTTTGGCTTATGGGGGCAATTTAAGTATCTATGTCAGTGATTTTTTTACTGCTGGCTTAGATCCATTATATAGTAGTGTATTTCTTTAATCATGTGAATCTAATTCGACCTTTGTTTATTAAAAATATAGAGTTATACTTTAGTTAATTCATTGTTATTATACTTATACATTTGTTTAACAAAGTCATCAATAGGCATTTTTAAGAAAACAATTCCtttggaataattaaaaaaaaaaaaaccccaaaATGTGATTAATATATTAATGAGATTTTATAAACTTTTTTGTCTTATataattgaaatttgaaaatttattgagtGTGTATTAGAAAATAACTCATTTAATTTTACACCCACCAACATATGAAATTTGTTTAAAAATATAGAATggaaattttatatgaatatgagaGTGATAAAGTCTCCCAGTAAATCTCGCATTTTGAAATAAATGGCTAATTTGAGATTTTATAGTCTCCGATCCTATTGAATTAAAACTTATTAGttcaatataattttttaaaataaaataaaatgagagaaatgatatattatttataaaaacattttttttataaatatcgaGTGTTAAGTGTACGTAGTGATAAAAATCATTGCGCTCTCAAAGGAAAAACTTAAATTCGATCTTTGAAAGAGACAATATTAAGAGGAGCAATCACGAACTCGAaatgaattaataaattagtaagatattttttataaaaaaaagacaTTTTTTTTATATGCTTAGTGATTTAATCTTTAAAAAAGAGTATAGTTTTCTTTTTCTAAGTAGTGATTGCCGATGAAATgagattgggttaattaaacttatttaaaaaatactgatgtaatttatattttttaaaatttatttaatttaaaatataaaaataaaaatattttgaataaaaatatttttatctattaattaTGATATTTATCATATTTATGATAAAGAATTGGTTTAGCTATTAGATAAATTTAATAGTGGATTGTCGTTAGTATATagatcataatcattttagtAAAACTAtgtcaattattattgaaatataaaattacgaataaaagtattatttattttattattaaaatagataaaataattattaatttattatatactgCATATATAAGAAATAACAAACGAGCTGGTTTAACTATTTGAATTTGCATTTAATAGCAGAACTAAACATTACCTAAGCCTTTTAGGCCTTATTGAATTAACTGCAAATAATGTATATTTCAGTTAttcatataatacaattttcatatgTAAATAAGGAAGAAAAAatattttgtttttttaattttattttattctgcAAACCAAATGAAGCtatagttttaaatttttttttttttggcattgaTACTGCTTTGATAAGTCAAATgcagatttttattttttatttttctaattagTTAAGAATTTATGCATACACAGACACAAAGGACAGAGAAGAAACACGGTTAAACCTTGTTCGGTAATAATTTTTAAAGTCGTATTTAGTATTATTTGATAGCATAATATTTATATCAATATTTAGACATTCTGAAAGTGgtttatgaaaaattattctttataattttttagaGATTGAGTGAATATTTTAACTATGATTAATAAATTAtatcactatttttatatttaatatttatttttatcaaatatttttatttttataattatataaataattaattattaacgaTTAATATCTAATAGCTAGTCAATTGATAACTATTAAAATAGTTAAGATTACCAAACAGGGCATCAAGGCACATGGTGAATGATAAAGAAGAGCTGTTATCTTTCTTAATAAGTTTGGATGGGAATGGTATTTGGAGTATTTGTTCCTCTCCTCCTTATTCTCGCTGaggatttaaatttgaagtttcatatcccttgtagtgtaaaggttaaaaaaaaaaagaaaaagaaaatcacattttaataaaaattttattaagctCATCctgattaataattatttaagtgtGAATATtggtataaaaaattttatattttcatttgtgcgaatatttttaaaagaaaaaataaaaaaaattattaaaaatttaaaaataataatatagttgcatatatttttttattaataatatgaaaaataattaataaaagtgtgtattatattatttaatttattaataaaaaagtatatataattattactttattatattatatacatatatataaaaaataaattatgttcGTCAGTCTGTCCCGTCGCTAACGTTGACACATCCTGAAGCGCATAAATGGTTATCATTATCAACTTATCATTCTGATCTGCATTATTAAATGTTTTGAAATCAAATTTTGTAGTCATCAATTCATTAATAATGGAGTCACATTCTGAAACTATAAACTTAAATAGCAACTGACATCACCAATCTAGCATGGTCATGAACATTGAGATCTACACCCATGCTCATTAACATGCATTGTATTTTAAGCGGCCCTATAGTCTGTAATGtcctttttttttgtattttaaggTATTTCAgtgtataaaaattttacaaaattatttaaaatttttttggagtttaattttaaaatttttaattcaatttagttcattaatttattttaaattattcaaaGGCTATTTGACAAGtttgaaagttttttttttatgttcttaaaaa contains these protein-coding regions:
- the LOC110668179 gene encoding protein SHI RELATED SEQUENCE 1-like, with protein sequence MIMMRQGGLGGSRCQDCGNQAKKDCIYLRCRTCCKSKGFQCQTHVKSTWIPAYRRRQRPQNLCSSAAALAIQQQHPQRQNPKRLRENPLTGIEVGNFPAQVNSIATFRCFRVSSIDEAEDQFAYQTSVSIEGHIFKGILYDQGPEESSFSHLQDPNLTNAGALTNSTALAPTSSSVAADSLGPSYPFPLNAFMSGTQLFFHPKS